One stretch of Chloroflexota bacterium DNA includes these proteins:
- a CDS encoding phage holin family protein — MAAQTPEPSGIRGLLSLLIEQVSELARLYVAAARQEVGDGLNQLKVAVVLAGIALILLALAAVVLVVLLVSVISAVIGIPLWAAALIVLLGLLLLAGLCGWLAYRRLRHARLMPEETIAAAREDLEWAQHWTKRG; from the coding sequence GTGGCTGCCCAGACGCCTGAACCAAGCGGGATCCGGGGGCTTCTCAGCCTGCTCATCGAGCAGGTCTCCGAGCTTGCCCGGCTCTACGTTGCCGCCGCGCGCCAGGAGGTGGGGGATGGCCTGAACCAACTGAAGGTGGCCGTCGTGCTGGCAGGGATCGCGCTGATCCTGCTCGCCCTGGCGGCCGTGGTCCTGGTCGTGCTGCTGGTCTCCGTCATCAGCGCCGTGATCGGGATACCCCTATGGGCGGCCGCCCTGATCGTGCTGCTGGGTCTCCTGCTTCTGGCCGGCCTGTGTGGCTGGCTTGCCTATCGGCGCCTTCGACATGCCAGACTGATGCCGGAGGAGACTATCGCCGCCGCCAGAGAGGACCTCGAGTGGGCGCAACACTGGACGAAACGCGGGTAG
- the tig gene encoding trigger factor — protein sequence MITVSTRPEPGSRVRLDIEVPAEEVSRHFETAYRHLAERTRVPGFRPGKAPRNVIERYVGRDAVLAEAVEHLVGEGYDAAIDQTDLIPIDQPEVEIDTASLREGDTARFAAVVAVRPTVTVGAYTDYPFKLEVPPVSDEDVEVVLSELRDQQATLRPVDDRGAGKGDLVAVSFRGTIDGEAFDGGTADRLPLVLGEERMIPGWEDQLLGLRIGESREFDLTFPADYRVEALTGKEAHFNVTLVDLRERILPELDDAFAASVTDGQTLDQLRAEIREALGRRAEAEARHQFGDRIIEFATANATVELPEVMIANEVEIMRDELRARLAEQRIGIDKYLELARQTPEELMAELRDPASRRVKTLLVLSAIAEREGIDATDAEVDAEVEAQLARYPGEPRLREYLASRRGRSYLRMTLRNRKLVDGLIDRAAPPAATEDAATEEAATEPRAE from the coding sequence ATGATCACCGTTTCCACGCGCCCCGAGCCGGGCTCGCGGGTCCGCCTCGACATCGAAGTGCCGGCCGAAGAAGTGTCGCGCCATTTCGAAACGGCGTATCGCCACCTGGCGGAGCGGACTCGGGTCCCCGGGTTTCGGCCCGGCAAGGCGCCGCGCAATGTGATCGAGCGCTATGTCGGCCGAGACGCGGTGCTGGCCGAAGCGGTCGAGCACCTGGTCGGCGAGGGCTATGACGCCGCCATCGACCAGACCGATCTCATCCCCATCGACCAGCCCGAGGTGGAGATCGACACCGCGTCACTACGGGAGGGCGACACGGCGCGATTCGCAGCCGTGGTGGCGGTTCGTCCAACCGTGACCGTGGGGGCATATACCGACTACCCGTTCAAGCTCGAGGTGCCGCCCGTCAGCGACGAGGACGTCGAGGTGGTGCTATCGGAGCTCCGCGACCAACAGGCCACGCTGAGACCTGTGGACGACCGGGGAGCCGGGAAGGGAGACCTGGTCGCGGTCTCGTTCCGCGGCACGATCGATGGGGAGGCATTCGATGGCGGGACTGCCGACCGCCTGCCGCTGGTCCTGGGCGAGGAGCGGATGATCCCCGGCTGGGAGGACCAGCTGCTGGGCCTGCGGATCGGTGAAAGCCGGGAGTTCGACCTGACCTTCCCGGCCGATTACCGGGTCGAGGCGCTGACCGGCAAGGAGGCCCACTTCAACGTCACCCTGGTCGACCTCCGGGAGCGGATCCTGCCCGAGCTGGACGACGCGTTCGCCGCGTCGGTCACCGACGGTCAGACCCTCGACCAGCTGCGCGCCGAGATTCGCGAGGCACTGGGGCGCCGAGCCGAGGCCGAGGCGCGCCATCAGTTCGGCGACCGGATCATCGAGTTCGCCACCGCCAACGCAACCGTCGAGCTGCCCGAGGTCATGATCGCCAACGAGGTCGAGATCATGCGCGACGAGCTGCGCGCGCGCCTGGCCGAGCAGCGAATCGGGATCGACAAGTACCTCGAGCTCGCCCGCCAGACTCCAGAGGAGCTGATGGCCGAGCTTCGCGATCCCGCCAGCCGGCGCGTGAAAACCCTGCTCGTCCTGTCGGCCATTGCGGAGCGGGAGGGCATCGACGCGACCGACGCCGAGGTCGACGCCGAAGTCGAGGCCCAGCTGGCTCGCTACCCCGGCGAGCCGCGCCTCCGCGAGTACCTCGCATCGCGCCGCGGTCGGTCGTACCTGCGGATGACGCTGCGGAACCGTAAACTCGTGGATGGCCTCATCGACCGGGCCGCGCCGCCAGCGGCAACCGAAGACGCGGCTACCGAAGAAGCGGCAACCGAACCACGCGCGGAGTGA